A single window of Bradyrhizobium daqingense DNA harbors:
- a CDS encoding tetratricopeptide repeat protein has product MQSSGGGARAFQNARLQKKLMKQADAILSTAAAAYGQGRYTETEALCREILKAIPNHVDAMHLLGMCAHDGRRLEEAQKLLERVIELDPRLHDAHNNLATVHFDLGNYEDARRCQEKAIALKPNFAVTLTNLGNTLMHMGLYEQALEMHERAIKLKPDYADALCNRGMVEIVLGQIMRAKESFDRALLFQPRHAEAIVGSGMVSMELRHYEEAAAKFATALAIKPGAPRILAQRGRLSYELQRLQPALADFEAALAISPKLELALRGKAQTCLVMGKTAQAMAAAATLIERNPRSEMGMALMGFAYSNQGEMDTAIEYLDRALDLRPDYGDAIRGKIFLQDYRAEADFVVQQEVRKTWWDAIGSRIPQRTLPKRPLDPEKRIVVGYVAAEFRQHSAGLTLLPVLRNHDHAKFEIICYYSWPGADEYTAMFKSLADVWVDAWGLSDDELADRIEADKVDILIDVSGHTTGNRLQCFARKPAPIQATGFGHATGTGMPAMDYVLADPIFIPPSVRHLFPEKIFDLPCLITMEPVTNLQPSELPMLRNGYVTFGVFNRIYKISDDAIRVWSRIMREVPESKIVLKHGLLDDTLLRDSLVARFVAQGIAEENITCLGTTSRDDHLIAFDQIDISLDTFPQNGGISTWESLYKGVPVVAKLGNGASSRAGGSIVAAVGLGDWIAEDDDGYVDIARKFATQPGHLAKLRAELPARIAASPAGNVEIYTRELEAGYRQFWRDYCAAASDGGDAATTRADAPTGS; this is encoded by the coding sequence TTGCAGAGCAGCGGCGGCGGCGCGCGCGCATTCCAGAATGCGCGATTGCAGAAGAAATTGATGAAGCAGGCGGACGCTATCCTCTCCACAGCGGCCGCCGCCTATGGCCAGGGCAGATATACCGAAACCGAAGCGCTCTGCCGTGAGATATTGAAGGCCATCCCCAATCATGTCGACGCCATGCATCTGCTCGGCATGTGCGCCCATGACGGTCGGCGCCTGGAGGAGGCGCAAAAGCTGCTCGAGCGCGTGATCGAGCTCGATCCGCGCCTGCATGATGCGCACAATAACCTGGCGACCGTGCATTTCGACCTCGGCAATTACGAGGACGCACGGCGGTGCCAGGAGAAGGCCATCGCCCTGAAGCCGAATTTCGCTGTGACACTGACCAATCTCGGCAACACGCTGATGCATATGGGGCTGTACGAACAGGCGCTCGAGATGCACGAGCGTGCCATCAAGCTGAAGCCGGATTATGCCGATGCGCTGTGCAACCGTGGTATGGTCGAGATCGTGCTCGGGCAGATCATGCGCGCCAAGGAGAGTTTCGACCGCGCCCTGCTGTTTCAGCCCCGTCATGCCGAGGCCATCGTCGGCAGCGGCATGGTCAGCATGGAACTGCGACACTACGAAGAGGCGGCCGCCAAGTTCGCCACCGCGCTGGCCATCAAGCCTGGCGCGCCGAGGATCCTGGCCCAGCGTGGGCGGCTCAGTTACGAGCTGCAGCGCCTGCAGCCCGCGCTTGCGGATTTCGAGGCGGCGCTTGCGATTTCGCCGAAGCTCGAACTGGCGCTCCGGGGCAAGGCTCAGACCTGCCTCGTCATGGGAAAAACCGCGCAGGCGATGGCGGCGGCGGCGACCTTGATCGAGCGAAATCCGCGCTCCGAGATGGGAATGGCGCTGATGGGCTTCGCTTATTCGAACCAGGGCGAGATGGACACCGCGATCGAATATCTCGATCGCGCGCTGGATCTGCGCCCGGACTATGGGGATGCGATCAGGGGCAAGATCTTCCTGCAGGACTATCGCGCCGAGGCCGATTTCGTGGTCCAGCAGGAAGTGCGAAAAACCTGGTGGGATGCGATCGGCTCGAGGATTCCGCAAAGGACGCTGCCGAAGCGGCCGCTGGACCCGGAGAAGCGGATCGTGGTCGGCTATGTCGCCGCCGAGTTCCGGCAGCACTCGGCAGGCCTCACTCTGCTGCCGGTGCTGCGCAACCATGATCACGCCAAGTTTGAGATCATCTGCTACTATTCCTGGCCGGGCGCTGACGAGTACACCGCCATGTTCAAATCATTGGCGGACGTCTGGGTTGACGCGTGGGGACTTTCGGACGACGAACTCGCCGATCGCATTGAGGCCGACAAGGTTGATATCCTGATCGACGTTTCGGGCCACACCACCGGTAACAGGCTGCAATGCTTCGCGCGGAAGCCGGCGCCGATCCAGGCCACCGGCTTTGGTCACGCGACGGGCACAGGCATGCCGGCGATGGACTATGTGCTGGCCGATCCCATCTTCATTCCGCCCTCGGTCCGGCATCTGTTTCCGGAGAAGATCTTCGATCTGCCGTGCCTGATCACGATGGAGCCCGTCACCAATCTGCAGCCGTCGGAGCTGCCGATGCTGCGCAACGGCTACGTCACCTTCGGCGTGTTCAACCGCATCTACAAGATCTCGGATGATGCGATCCGGGTGTGGTCGCGCATCATGCGGGAGGTGCCGGAATCGAAGATCGTTCTCAAGCATGGTCTGCTGGACGATACCCTGCTGCGCGACAGCCTGGTTGCACGGTTCGTGGCGCAGGGCATTGCCGAGGAGAACATCACCTGCCTCGGTACCACCTCGCGCGACGACCACCTCATCGCGTTCGACCAGATCGATATTTCGCTCGACACGTTCCCGCAAAACGGCGGCATCAGCACTTGGGAGTCCCTCTACAAGGGCGTTCCCGTCGTCGCCAAGCTCGGCAATGGAGCGTCCTCGCGTGCCGGCGGCTCCATCGTGGCCGCCGTCGGTCTCGGCGACTGGATCGCGGAGGATGACGACGGTTATGTCGACATCGCCCGCAAATTCGCGACGCAGCCCGGTCATCTCGCAAAGCTGCGCGCTGAGTTGCCGGCTCGGATCGCAGCCTCGCCCGCCGGCAATGTCGAGATCTACACGCGAGAGCTCGAAGCTGGGTACCGCCAGTTCTGGCGCGACTATTGCGCCGCTGCCTCTGATGGCGGCGACGCTGCAACAACCAGGGCCGACGCACCGACCGGTTCCTGA
- a CDS encoding tetratricopeptide repeat protein: protein MQSSAGARAFQNARLQKKLKKQADAAIAAAASAYGQGRYAETDAICRQIVQAIPDHFDATHLLGLCAQQGGRLEEAQQLLERAVAIDPRSHEAHSNLASVYFVLQKPEAARACQEKAIALKPNFTPALAGLGSVLLQMNLPEQAIEMYDRAIKLKPDYADALCNRGVAEMALYRFDRAKESFDRALLFQPRHVEALAGKGMVGIELRRYDEAEAALTAALAIKPGSAKIWAQRGRLNAELLRLEQAAADFDAALALSPRLEVALRGKAEVSLSLGSTAQAILACTTLLEQNPHSTIAMALLSSCFANQGEIASAIEHLDAALAISPDPDLIARKIYFLDFLPEADFAIQQATRKAWGQAIGARVPQRKLAARQLDPHRRIVIGYVSAEFRYHSAAFGLLPVLRHHDHANFEVVCYSCSPIRDEVTAEFQSSADVWVDAWQMFDDQLADRIQADKVDILIDVSGHSSGNRLQVFARKPAPIQVTGFGHATGTGLPTMDYVLADPVFIPQSARHLLAEKVFDLPCLITTDPILDVPPSELPMLRNGHVTFGVFNRVNKISDEAIRVWAKVMREVPGSKIIIKHTLLDDALLRDGLIARFVAQGVPQENVICMGSTPRHEHLLAFTQVDISLDTFPQNGGVSTWESLYAGVPVVAKLGNGASSRAGAAIVAAVGLDDWVAEDDEGYAAIACKHAAQPAYLAKLRAELPARIAASPAGNVEIYTRQVEAGYRQFWRDYCAAASANGEGA, encoded by the coding sequence TTGCAGAGCAGCGCCGGTGCGCGCGCATTCCAGAATGCGCGGTTGCAGAAGAAGTTGAAGAAGCAGGCCGACGCTGCCATCGCCGCTGCGGCGAGCGCTTATGGCCAGGGCAGGTATGCGGAGACCGATGCGATCTGCCGCCAGATCGTGCAGGCGATTCCCGATCATTTCGACGCCACGCATTTGCTCGGCCTGTGCGCGCAACAAGGTGGGCGCCTCGAAGAGGCGCAGCAGCTGCTCGAACGCGCGGTCGCGATCGATCCGCGTTCGCACGAGGCTCATAGCAATCTCGCGTCCGTGTACTTCGTCCTTCAGAAACCAGAGGCGGCCCGGGCCTGCCAGGAGAAGGCGATCGCGCTGAAGCCGAATTTCACGCCGGCTTTGGCCGGTCTGGGCAGCGTCTTGCTCCAGATGAACCTGCCCGAACAGGCCATCGAGATGTACGACCGGGCGATCAAGCTGAAGCCCGACTATGCCGACGCGCTTTGCAATCGTGGCGTGGCGGAGATGGCACTGTATCGATTTGACCGCGCCAAAGAGAGCTTCGATCGTGCGCTGTTGTTTCAGCCGCGTCACGTCGAAGCGCTCGCGGGCAAAGGTATGGTCGGCATCGAGCTCAGGCGTTACGACGAGGCGGAAGCCGCGCTCACAGCGGCGCTCGCGATCAAGCCCGGTTCGGCGAAGATTTGGGCGCAGCGCGGACGCCTCAATGCCGAACTGTTGCGGCTTGAACAGGCGGCGGCGGACTTCGATGCGGCACTGGCATTGTCGCCCCGGCTTGAAGTTGCCTTGCGTGGAAAGGCAGAGGTCTCGCTCAGCCTAGGAAGTACCGCACAGGCAATCCTGGCCTGCACGACCTTGCTGGAGCAAAATCCACACTCCACCATCGCGATGGCGCTGCTGAGCTCCTGTTTTGCAAACCAGGGAGAGATCGCGTCCGCCATCGAACATCTCGATGCGGCGCTGGCGATCTCGCCGGATCCGGACCTGATCGCGCGGAAGATCTACTTTCTCGACTTTCTCCCCGAGGCCGATTTCGCGATCCAGCAGGCCACGCGAAAGGCTTGGGGGCAGGCGATCGGCGCCAGAGTGCCGCAACGGAAGCTCGCTGCCCGGCAGCTCGACCCCCACAGGCGGATCGTGATCGGCTATGTCTCCGCCGAATTCCGCTATCACTCGGCGGCATTTGGTCTGCTGCCGGTGCTGCGCCATCATGACCATGCCAATTTCGAGGTCGTCTGCTATTCGTGTTCGCCGATACGAGACGAGGTGACAGCCGAATTCCAGTCGTCTGCAGACGTCTGGGTCGATGCCTGGCAGATGTTTGACGACCAATTGGCTGACCGTATCCAGGCCGACAAGGTGGATATCCTGATCGACGTGTCCGGGCATTCCTCGGGCAATAGGCTCCAGGTCTTCGCCCGCAAGCCGGCCCCCATTCAGGTCACAGGCTTTGGACACGCGACCGGCACGGGTCTACCAACGATGGACTATGTGCTCGCCGATCCGGTCTTCATTCCGCAATCGGCGCGGCATCTGCTGGCGGAAAAGGTCTTCGACCTGCCGTGCCTGATCACGACCGATCCCATCCTGGATGTGCCGCCTTCGGAGCTTCCCATGCTCCGCAACGGCCACGTCACTTTCGGCGTGTTCAACCGCGTCAACAAGATCTCGGACGAGGCCATCCGCGTCTGGGCGAAGGTGATGCGCGAGGTGCCGGGGTCGAAGATCATCATCAAGCATACGCTGCTCGATGACGCCCTGCTGCGAGACGGTCTGATCGCGCGGTTCGTCGCGCAGGGCGTCCCGCAAGAGAACGTCATCTGCATGGGCTCGACTCCGCGTCACGAGCACCTGTTGGCCTTCACGCAGGTCGACATCTCCCTGGATACGTTCCCGCAAAATGGCGGCGTCAGCACCTGGGAATCGCTCTATGCGGGCGTGCCGGTCGTCGCCAAGCTCGGCAACGGCGCCTCGTCGCGTGCCGGCGCGGCCATCGTGGCCGCCGTCGGGCTCGACGATTGGGTCGCCGAGGACGACGAGGGCTACGCCGCGATCGCATGCAAGCACGCGGCGCAGCCTGCTTACCTGGCGAAGCTGCGTGCGGAGCTGCCGGCTCGGATCGCTGCCTCGCCGGCCGGCAATGTCGAGATCTATACGCGCCAGGTCGAGGCCGGCTATCGCCAGTTCTGGCGCGACTATTGTGCCGCAGCCTCGGCAAACGGCGAGGGCGCCTAA
- a CDS encoding cysteine synthase A encodes MTFKNDVVEAIGNTPLIKLKRASELTGCTILGKAEFMNPGQSVKDRAGKWMILEAEKRGELKPGGLVVEATAGNTGIGLAVVASARGYRTLIVIPETQSQEKKDFLKLCGAELIEVPALPYANPNNYQHVGRRLADELRKTEPNGVLFADQWNNLDNAKAHYESTGPEIWEQTGGKVDGFVCSVGSGGTLAGTSRYLKEKNNRIRIACADPHGAGMYDYFRTGDAKATPGGSITEGIGLNRATAIVETAKVDDAYLIPDAEAVSAIYELLQHEGLCLGGSTGINIVGAMRLAQQLGPGKTIVTVLCDSGSRYQSKLFNADFMRAKNLPVPEWLEKRSNIKPPFV; translated from the coding sequence ATGACCTTCAAGAATGACGTTGTCGAAGCCATCGGCAACACCCCACTCATCAAGCTCAAGCGCGCCTCGGAATTGACCGGCTGCACCATCCTGGGCAAGGCCGAGTTCATGAATCCCGGCCAGTCGGTGAAGGATCGCGCCGGCAAATGGATGATCCTGGAGGCTGAGAAGCGCGGCGAGCTGAAGCCCGGCGGGCTGGTGGTGGAGGCAACCGCCGGCAATACCGGCATCGGCCTTGCCGTCGTTGCTAGCGCACGCGGCTACCGCACGCTGATCGTGATCCCGGAGACGCAGAGCCAGGAGAAGAAGGACTTCCTGAAGCTGTGCGGTGCCGAGCTGATCGAGGTGCCCGCTCTGCCCTATGCCAATCCCAACAACTACCAGCATGTCGGCCGCAGGCTAGCCGACGAGCTGCGCAAGACCGAGCCCAATGGCGTGCTCTTCGCCGACCAGTGGAACAACCTCGACAATGCCAAGGCGCATTACGAATCCACCGGACCTGAGATCTGGGAGCAGACCGGCGGCAAGGTCGACGGCTTCGTCTGCTCGGTCGGCAGCGGCGGCACCCTCGCCGGCACCAGTCGCTACCTGAAAGAGAAGAACAACCGCATCCGCATCGCCTGCGCCGATCCGCACGGCGCCGGCATGTACGACTATTTCAGGACCGGCGACGCCAAGGCGACGCCGGGCGGCTCGATCACCGAGGGCATCGGCCTCAACCGCGCCACCGCAATCGTCGAGACGGCCAAGGTCGACGACGCCTATCTCATTCCCGACGCCGAAGCGGTCAGCGCGATCTACGAGCTGCTCCAGCACGAAGGCCTGTGCCTCGGCGGCTCGACCGGCATCAACATCGTCGGCGCGATGCGGCTGGCCCAGCAGCTCGGACCGGGCAAGACGATCGTCACCGTGCTCTGCGATTCCGGCAGCCGCTATCAGTCGAAGCTGTTCAACGCGGACTTCATGCGCGCCAAGAACCTGCCCGTGCCCGAGTGGCTGGAGAAGCGCAGCAACATCAAGCCGCCCTTCGTCTGA
- a CDS encoding efflux transporter outer membrane subunit, with product MRRSPASPSRTRRAVRWLAALCLAASSGGCLLTQDLPDPALDVPVQYKYAGRGDTPPSLDWWRGFRSAELTQLMEEAQTVNLDIAAAVARIVQADAQARQAGAALLPSVSTAGSETYSRTSGSSASGLSIGGREVVNYSASLSASYQLDFWGQNRAALQTAEETAHANRFDRDTVALTTLAAVANAYFQVLASQDRIRTSQRNIASAQRILDAVRERRRAGTGTDLDVAQQESVLANQKALVPPLRQTLDQNVNALAVLISRPPESVRVLGGSLDRIAIPRVTPGLPSELLTQRPDIRRQEAQLASATANIGNARAQFFPTIQLTGNGGYQSSALVSLFQPHAAFFQLVGSATQPIFDGGRILGNFEFAKARQDELLQTYRKTIIQAFADVDNALFSIKQTTIRLQLQRDVVTASRRAFDLSEQQLRAGTADIVTVLNTQLTLFQAEDALWQAQLARLLAIVSLYQALGGGWEPRMEKPVNAL from the coding sequence ATGCGGCGGTCTCCTGCTTCGCCGTCCCGGACGCGGCGCGCGGTGCGCTGGCTTGCGGCGCTGTGCCTTGCAGCGAGTTCCGGGGGGTGCCTGCTCACGCAGGATCTTCCCGATCCCGCGCTCGACGTTCCCGTGCAGTACAAATACGCGGGCAGGGGAGATACGCCGCCGTCGCTGGATTGGTGGCGCGGTTTCCGCTCCGCCGAGCTGACGCAGCTGATGGAGGAGGCGCAAACCGTCAACCTCGACATCGCCGCCGCCGTTGCGCGCATCGTCCAGGCCGATGCCCAGGCACGGCAGGCTGGCGCGGCGCTGCTGCCGAGCGTGTCGACGGCGGGATCGGAAACCTATTCGCGCACTTCGGGCTCGAGCGCCTCGGGCCTGTCCATCGGCGGACGCGAGGTCGTCAACTATTCGGCTTCGCTGAGCGCGAGCTATCAGCTCGATTTCTGGGGCCAGAACCGCGCCGCGCTGCAAACGGCCGAGGAAACGGCTCACGCCAACCGCTTCGATCGCGATACGGTCGCGCTGACGACGCTGGCAGCCGTCGCCAACGCCTATTTCCAGGTGCTGGCCTCGCAGGACCGCATCAGGACCTCACAGCGCAACATCGCGAGCGCGCAGCGCATCCTCGACGCCGTCAGGGAGCGCCGCAGGGCCGGCACCGGCACCGATCTGGACGTCGCCCAGCAGGAGAGCGTGTTGGCGAACCAAAAGGCCCTGGTACCGCCGCTGCGCCAGACGCTGGACCAGAACGTCAACGCGCTCGCGGTGCTGATCTCGCGGCCGCCGGAGAGCGTACGCGTGCTAGGCGGCTCCCTGGACCGGATCGCGATCCCGCGCGTGACGCCCGGCCTGCCGTCGGAGCTGCTGACGCAGCGGCCCGACATCCGCCGGCAGGAGGCGCAGCTTGCCTCCGCCACCGCGAACATCGGCAATGCCCGCGCGCAGTTCTTTCCGACGATCCAGCTTACCGGCAATGGTGGCTATCAGAGCTCGGCGCTGGTCTCGCTGTTCCAGCCGCATGCCGCCTTCTTCCAGCTCGTCGGCAGCGCCACGCAGCCGATCTTCGACGGCGGCAGGATTCTCGGCAATTTCGAGTTCGCCAAGGCGCGGCAGGACGAGTTGCTCCAGACCTACCGCAAGACGATCATCCAGGCCTTTGCCGACGTCGACAACGCGCTGTTCTCAATCAAGCAGACCACGATCAGGCTGCAATTGCAGCGCGACGTCGTTACCGCCTCGCGCCGCGCCTTCGATCTCTCCGAGCAGCAATTGCGCGCCGGCACTGCCGACATCGTGACCGTGCTCAACACCCAACTGACCCTGTTCCAGGCGGAAGACGCGCTGTGGCA